A stretch of the Microtus pennsylvanicus isolate mMicPen1 chromosome 16, mMicPen1.hap1, whole genome shotgun sequence genome encodes the following:
- the Mab21l1 gene encoding putative nucleotidyltransferase MAB21L1: MIAAQAKLVYHLNKYYNEKCQARKAAIAKTIREVCKVVSDVLKEVEVQEPRFISSLNEMDNRYEGLEVISPTEFEVVLYLNQMGVFNFVDDGSLPGCAVLKLSDGRKRSMSLWVEFITASGYLSARKIRSRFQTLVAQAVDKCSYRDVVKMVADTSEVKLRIRDRYVVQITPAFKCTGIWPRSAAHWPLPHIPWPGPNRVAEVKAEGFNLLSKECHSLAGKQSSAESDAWVLQFAEAENRLQMGGCRKKCLSILKTLRDRHLELPGQPLNNYHMKTLVSYECEKHPRESDWDESCLGDRLNGILLQLISCLQCRRCPHYFLPNLDLFQGKPHSALENAAKQTWRLAREILTNPKSLEKL, encoded by the coding sequence ATGATCGCGGcccaggccaagctggtctaccaCCTGAATAAGTACTACAACGAGAAATGCCAGGCCAGGAAAGCTGCCATCGCCAAAACCATCCGGGAAGTCTGCAAAGTGGTCTCCGATGTCCTGAAGGAGGTGGAGGTGCAGGAACCGCGCTTCATCAGTTCCCTCAACGAGATGGACAACCGCTATGAGGGCCTGGAGGTCATCTCTCCCACCGAGTTCGAGGTGGTACTCTATCTGAACCAGATGGGGGTGTTTAACTTCGTGGACGACGGCTCACTGCCTGGCTGCGCGGTGCTGAAACTGAGCGACGGGCGGAAGAGGAGCATGTCCCTCTGGGTGGAATTCATCACCGCCTCTGGCTACCTCTCCGCACGCAAAATCCGCTCCAGGTTTCAGACGCTGGTGGCTCAGGCGGTGGACAAGTGTAGCTACAGGGATGTAGTAAAGATGGTGGCTGACACGAGCGAAGTGAAACTGCGAATTCGCGATAGGTACGTGGTGCAGATCACCCCGGCCTTTAAATGCACCGGGATCTGGCCGCGGAGTGCTGCCCACTGGCCGCTTCCCCACATCCCCTGGCCAGGACCCAACCGGGTGGCAGAGGTCAAAGCCGAAGGGTTCAATCTGTTGTCCAAGGAGTGCCACTCCCTGGCCGGCAAGCAGAGCTCGGCAGAGAGCGACGCTTGGGTGCTGCAGTTTGCAGAGGCTGAGAACAGACTGCAAATGGGGGGCTGCAGGAAGAAATGTCTCTCGATCCTGAAAACCCTACGCGACCGCCACCTGGAGCTGCCAGGCCAGCCTCTCAACAACTACCACATGAAGACTCTGGTGTCCTACGAGTGCGAGAAGCATCCCCGGGAGTCGGACTGGGACGAATCTTGCTTGGGCGACCGGCTGAATGGAATTCTGCTGCAGCTCATCTCATGCCTGCAGTGCCGCCGGTGTCCCCACTACTTCTTACCGAACTTAGATCTGTTTCAAGGCAAACCTCACTCGGCGCTGGAAAACGCTGCTAAACAAACGTGGCGATTGGCAAGAGAGATCCTGACCAACCCAAAAAGTTTGGAAAAACTCTAG